One stretch of Hyphomicrobiales bacterium DNA includes these proteins:
- a CDS encoding lipid-A-disaccharide synthase N-terminal domain-containing protein, whose translation MLAEWFELFTAWLYLVFVAQFDLWVVFGFIAQFMFMMRFVVQWIASERARRSIIPIAFWFFSVAGGSLLLTYAIYRQDPVFIAGQAGGLFIYFRNIWFVFRERAAAAGG comes from the coding sequence ATGCTCGCTGAGTGGTTCGAATTGTTTACGGCCTGGCTTTATCTGGTTTTCGTGGCCCAGTTCGATCTGTGGGTCGTGTTCGGCTTCATCGCGCAGTTCATGTTCATGATGCGCTTCGTCGTCCAATGGATCGCCAGCGAGCGCGCCAGGCGCAGCATCATCCCGATTGCCTTCTGGTTCTTTTCGGTCGCCGGCGGCTCGCTGCTGCTGACCTACGCGATCTACCGGCAGGATCCGGTGTTCATCGCCGGCCAGGCCGGCGGCCTGTTCATCTATTTCCGCAATATCTGGTTCGTCTTTCGCGAGCGCGCGGCGGCAGCCGGTGGATAA
- a CDS encoding glycosyltransferase family 39 protein translates to MAGGGFCVSFLDRIAASRGLSTAAIIIVALFCFLPGLTSIDPVDRDEARFAQASRQMLETGDFVDIRFQDQTRYKKPIGIYWLQVAAAEIVGDGAASPIWVYRLPSLLGALAAALLTWWTALALASRRAALLAGLVMAASLLLVVEAHLAKTDAVLLATVLLAHGALARIWLADGDRPYLGLAALFWTAIGLGILVKGPIILLVTGLTVAILMAAGGRRGLARRLAAWRGLAWAAALVAPWFVAITMASGGSFVAESVGGDMLAKVFSVRESHGAPPGTYALLLFISFWPGAAYLALGAPFIRDNGRRPAILFSLAWALPTWIVFELIATKLPHYVLPTYPALAILAATSIDEGAVRVRGWLGHVVGFNIVAVPLGFSIGVPILFYLFEGRLPATAVGVFLCAVIAATLAWWLLAVKGRAATSVVTSLAAATLLYIGMFGIAFPDMTSIRVASRLVEAGRAAVSCSEPEFAVAGLGEPSLVFAAGTRTPLTGGDGAADFLAVGGCRVAFVELRALQTFQSRAEDLGISVEKKGAVSGYNIGRPRPVTLELYVNRDAAP, encoded by the coding sequence TTGGCCGGAGGCGGGTTCTGTGTCTCGTTCCTCGACCGCATCGCGGCTTCGAGGGGGCTGAGCACCGCCGCGATCATCATTGTCGCGCTGTTCTGCTTTCTGCCGGGCTTGACCAGCATCGATCCCGTCGACCGCGACGAAGCCAGATTTGCCCAGGCGAGCCGGCAAATGCTCGAAACCGGCGACTTCGTCGACATCCGGTTCCAGGACCAAACGCGCTACAAGAAGCCGATCGGCATTTATTGGCTGCAGGTGGCGGCGGCCGAGATCGTCGGCGACGGCGCCGCCTCGCCGATCTGGGTCTACCGCTTGCCGTCGCTCCTCGGCGCTCTGGCGGCGGCGCTGCTCACCTGGTGGACGGCGCTGGCCCTTGCCAGCCGCCGCGCGGCGCTTCTCGCCGGCCTCGTGATGGCCGCCAGTCTGCTGCTTGTCGTCGAGGCCCATCTGGCAAAGACGGACGCCGTGCTGCTGGCGACGGTCTTGCTCGCGCACGGGGCGCTGGCGCGGATCTGGCTCGCAGACGGCGACCGGCCGTACCTTGGCCTTGCGGCCCTGTTCTGGACCGCGATCGGTCTAGGCATCCTGGTAAAGGGACCGATCATCCTGCTCGTCACCGGACTTACCGTCGCCATATTGATGGCGGCCGGCGGTCGACGCGGGCTTGCGCGGCGTCTTGCGGCATGGCGGGGCTTGGCATGGGCCGCCGCCCTGGTCGCGCCCTGGTTCGTGGCGATTACGATGGCGTCCGGCGGCAGTTTCGTCGCCGAGTCGGTCGGCGGCGACATGCTCGCCAAGGTTTTCAGCGTCCGGGAGTCGCACGGCGCGCCGCCGGGGACCTACGCGCTGCTGCTGTTCATCAGCTTCTGGCCCGGCGCGGCCTATCTTGCCCTCGGCGCTCCGTTTATCCGCGACAATGGGCGCCGCCCGGCGATTCTGTTTTCCCTTGCCTGGGCGCTGCCGACCTGGATCGTGTTCGAACTCATCGCAACCAAGCTTCCGCATTACGTTCTGCCGACCTATCCGGCGCTGGCGATTCTCGCAGCGACCAGCATCGACGAGGGGGCGGTGCGCGTGCGCGGATGGCTCGGTCATGTCGTCGGCTTCAACATTGTCGCCGTCCCGCTCGGGTTCTCTATCGGCGTGCCGATACTGTTCTATCTGTTCGAGGGGCGGCTGCCGGCGACGGCGGTGGGCGTGTTTCTCTGCGCCGTCATCGCCGCAACGCTCGCCTGGTGGCTGCTGGCGGTGAAGGGGAGGGCGGCGACGTCTGTTGTGACGTCACTGGCAGCGGCAACGCTTCTCTATATCGGCATGTTCGGGATCGCCTTCCCCGACATGACGTCCATTCGCGTCGCCAGCCGGCTGGTCGAAGCCGGGCGTGCGGCTGTCTCCTGCTCGGAGCCGGAATTCGCCGTCGCCGGGCTCGGCGAGCCGAGCCTGGTATTTGCCGCCGGCACCAGGACGCCGCTGACGGGAGGCGATGGCGCCGCCGATTTCCTAGCCGTAGGCGGCTGCCGGGTCGCATTCGTGGAGCTGCGCGCGCTGCAGACGTTCCAGAGCCGGGCCGAGGACCTCGGCATCTCGGTCGAGAAGAAGGGCGCCGTCAGCGGCTATAATATCGGCCGCCCGCGGCCGGTGACGCTTGAGCTGTACGTCAACAGGGACGCCGCGCCATGA
- a CDS encoding UDP-glucose/GDP-mannose dehydrogenase family protein, translating into MRIAVIGSGYVGLVSGACFADFGHEVVCVDKDQERIERLNRGEMPIYEPGLDVLVNGNRFAGRLAFATALGEAVKGVDAVFIAVGTPARRGDGHADLSYVYAAAEEIAAAVDRRTVIVTKSTVPVGTADEVEAIVRKTRPDGDFSVASNPEFLRQGAAIDDFKRPDRVIVGAEDEHARVVMRALYRPLYLNETPILFTSRRTAELIKYAANAFLATKVTFINQMADLCEATGADVQDVARGLGLDRRIGPKFLHPGPGYGGSCFPKDTLALVQTAQDFGAPCRIIEAVIEINSRRKRAMVERIEKACGGTLAGKTIAVLGLTFKPETDDMREAPALDIVAGLLDRGAKVRAHDPKGMEEAKKLLPAAVTYCEGPYEAAEGANALTILTEWNAYRALDLGQLKAALAEPVIVDLRNIYRPEEMDKAGLTYVSLGRPAVRDRGES; encoded by the coding sequence ATGCGAATCGCCGTTATCGGATCCGGCTATGTGGGACTTGTTTCAGGGGCGTGCTTCGCCGATTTCGGCCACGAGGTCGTCTGCGTCGACAAGGATCAGGAGCGGATCGAACGGTTGAACCGGGGCGAGATGCCGATCTACGAGCCGGGCCTCGACGTGCTCGTCAACGGCAACCGGTTCGCCGGCCGCCTCGCCTTTGCGACCGCGCTCGGCGAAGCGGTGAAGGGAGTCGACGCGGTGTTCATCGCGGTCGGCACGCCGGCGCGGCGCGGCGACGGCCACGCCGATCTTTCCTATGTCTACGCCGCGGCAGAGGAGATCGCAGCAGCGGTGGATCGACGAACCGTCATCGTCACCAAATCGACGGTGCCGGTCGGGACTGCGGACGAGGTCGAAGCCATCGTCCGCAAGACGCGCCCGGACGGAGATTTTTCGGTTGCCTCCAACCCGGAGTTTCTTCGCCAGGGGGCGGCGATCGATGATTTCAAGCGGCCGGACCGGGTCATTGTCGGCGCCGAGGACGAGCATGCGCGCGTGGTCATGCGCGCGCTTTATCGCCCGCTCTATCTCAACGAAACACCCATTCTGTTCACGAGCCGGCGCACCGCGGAGCTGATCAAATACGCGGCCAATGCGTTTCTGGCCACCAAGGTGACCTTCATCAACCAGATGGCGGACCTGTGCGAGGCGACCGGCGCCGACGTGCAGGATGTCGCCCGCGGGCTCGGCCTCGACCGGCGCATCGGCCCCAAATTCCTTCACCCCGGCCCTGGCTATGGCGGCTCCTGCTTCCCGAAGGACACGCTGGCGCTGGTGCAAACGGCACAAGACTTCGGCGCGCCGTGCCGTATCATCGAGGCGGTCATCGAGATCAATTCCCGGCGCAAGCGCGCGATGGTCGAGCGGATCGAGAAAGCCTGCGGCGGTACGCTGGCCGGCAAGACCATCGCGGTGTTGGGGCTCACCTTCAAGCCGGAAACGGACGACATGCGCGAAGCGCCCGCGCTCGACATTGTCGCCGGCCTTTTGGACCGCGGCGCCAAGGTGCGCGCCCACGACCCCAAGGGCATGGAGGAGGCGAAAAAGCTGCTGCCCGCCGCCGTCACCTATTGCGAGGGGCCTTACGAGGCGGCCGAAGGCGCCAACGCTCTGACCATCCTCACCGAGTGGAACGCTTACCGTGCGCTCGACCTCGGCCAGTTGAAGGCCGCACTCGCCGAACCCGTCATCGTCGATCTGCGCAATATCTATCGGCCGGAAGAAATGGACAAGGCGGGTCTCACCTATGTCAGCCTCGGGCGCCCGGCGGTCCGCGACCGCGGCGAATCGTGA
- a CDS encoding phosphatase PAP2 family protein, with product MTETGDRRRLVYRLGERFRRNGAAVVSRLRGKRTALPPDARNRSLRIGLVIAALTVLSILVAAIFLDGPSVLWVRSRSASVNHVFQAITGLGKSNWILIPTAILVLLLLFGDWQRVDRATRLAWSTIGALAFYLFAAVAGSGIAVNIIKPFVGRVRPLVFEAVDPFNFHPFRPGYDHASFPSAHATTMGALIVAGCLIFPRWRPAIIAAGFVIAASRVMVRAHYPSDVVGGLALGGLFAYGMARFLAGIGYGFSHRPHATIRARTEVVRRAFARRGGPRRMLAGLVKALEAR from the coding sequence ATGACCGAGACCGGCGACCGCAGGCGGCTGGTGTACCGCCTCGGCGAGCGGTTTCGACGCAATGGCGCGGCGGTTGTCAGCCGGCTGCGCGGCAAGCGAACGGCATTGCCGCCCGACGCGCGCAATCGCTCCCTCCGTATCGGCCTCGTCATCGCCGCCCTGACGGTGCTATCGATCCTAGTGGCGGCGATCTTTCTCGACGGGCCGTCGGTCCTTTGGGTGCGCTCCCGGTCGGCGTCGGTCAATCACGTATTCCAGGCCATCACCGGCCTCGGCAAGTCGAACTGGATCCTGATCCCGACGGCGATTCTGGTTCTGCTGCTGCTCTTCGGCGACTGGCAAAGGGTCGACCGGGCGACGCGACTGGCCTGGTCGACAATCGGCGCGCTCGCCTTCTACCTCTTCGCCGCCGTCGCCGGCTCGGGGATCGCCGTCAACATCATCAAGCCGTTCGTCGGCCGCGTGCGGCCTCTCGTCTTCGAAGCGGTCGACCCGTTCAATTTTCACCCGTTTCGGCCCGGCTACGACCATGCAAGCTTCCCTTCGGCCCATGCCACCACCATGGGCGCGCTGATCGTCGCAGGCTGCCTCATCTTTCCGCGCTGGCGGCCGGCCATCATTGCCGCCGGATTCGTGATCGCGGCAAGCCGGGTGATGGTGCGGGCGCACTATCCGAGCGATGTCGTCGGCGGCCTGGCCCTCGGCGGTCTGTTCGCCTATGGGATGGCGCGTTTCCTGGCCGGCATCGGGTACGGCTTTTCACACCGGCCGCACGCCACCATAAGGGCGCGGACCGAAGTCGTCCGCCGCGCTTTCGCCCGCCGCGGCGGACCGCGCCGGATGCTGGCCGGGCTTGTGAAGGCACTCGAAGCTCGCTAG
- a CDS encoding glycosyltransferase family 2 protein has product MMPSRSPRTAATAGPSAADGGRAAPAVSVVAPCRDEAGNLPELVDQIGTALAGRTFEVIVVDDGSSDDTATVLAALHGQKPWLRHVRHERPTGQSAAIRSGILAARGDVIVTIDGDGQKDPAYIPALLDALDKGGNEVALAAGQRTGRVASLVKRLASRFANKLRSAVLKDDTRDTGCGLKALPREVFLRLPYFDGWHRYLPALVQSEGYCVTHVDVVDRARRHGRSKYGILDRALIGVADLIGVWWLLRRRRHAPKMTETDFDAR; this is encoded by the coding sequence ATGATGCCTTCCCGTTCGCCAAGGACCGCGGCGACAGCAGGGCCGTCGGCTGCCGATGGCGGCCGGGCGGCGCCTGCCGTCAGTGTCGTGGCGCCGTGCCGAGACGAGGCGGGCAACCTGCCCGAGCTTGTCGACCAGATCGGGACGGCGCTCGCCGGCCGGACCTTCGAGGTGATTGTGGTCGACGACGGGTCGAGCGACGATACGGCCACAGTGCTCGCCGCGCTGCACGGACAGAAGCCCTGGCTGAGGCATGTCCGGCACGAGCGCCCGACCGGGCAGAGCGCGGCGATCCGCAGCGGCATCTTGGCCGCGCGCGGCGACGTGATCGTCACCATCGACGGCGACGGCCAGAAAGATCCGGCCTACATACCGGCGCTTCTCGATGCGCTCGACAAGGGCGGCAATGAAGTGGCGCTCGCGGCCGGCCAGCGCACGGGGCGCGTCGCCAGCCTGGTGAAGCGACTTGCCTCGCGCTTCGCCAACAAGCTGCGCAGCGCGGTTCTGAAGGATGACACCCGCGACACCGGTTGCGGCCTGAAGGCGCTACCGCGCGAAGTGTTTCTGCGGCTGCCCTATTTCGACGGGTGGCACCGCTATCTGCCGGCGCTGGTTCAAAGCGAAGGATATTGCGTCACCCATGTCGACGTGGTCGATCGCGCGCGCCGCCATGGCCGGTCCAAGTACGGCATCCTCGACCGCGCTCTCATCGGCGTGGCGGACCTTATCGGCGTCTGGTGGCTGCTGCGGCGGCGCCGGCACGCCCCGAAAATGACGGAGACTGATTTCGATGCTCGCTGA
- a CDS encoding FkbM family methyltransferase yields the protein MNARSGGAVISRQIKSPLVRSAYIKNPFRNVILHWRRLRNLQAVRIDGIVVSTRPEMVVRSVRSALFKSTFEAPERHLVARAVERTDRVLEIGTGTGLVSLVAARICGPENMLCYEANPKLQAIIEENYKLNGMTPNLRMKAVTVDGRKVSFFVDENLLSSSLVDRRSGRKILVPSDPLGAILAEFRPNVLIMDVEGAEVELLSRTRLDPINKIIVELHPHIVGEEAVRHLEEHLMDIGFTLFRRQDRTEHYERVERKPGTLLNE from the coding sequence ATGAACGCTCGATCCGGCGGGGCGGTGATCAGCAGGCAGATCAAATCACCCCTTGTAAGGAGTGCTTATATCAAGAATCCGTTCAGAAACGTGATCCTGCACTGGCGTCGCCTAAGAAATCTGCAGGCTGTGCGAATTGACGGGATTGTCGTCAGCACCCGGCCGGAGATGGTGGTTCGGTCGGTTCGATCAGCGCTCTTCAAGAGCACCTTTGAGGCTCCCGAACGGCATCTGGTCGCCCGAGCCGTCGAAAGGACGGACCGTGTGCTGGAGATCGGTACGGGGACAGGCTTGGTCAGCCTGGTGGCAGCCAGGATCTGCGGTCCGGAGAACATGCTGTGCTACGAGGCGAACCCCAAGCTGCAAGCGATTATCGAGGAGAACTATAAGCTCAACGGGATGACACCGAATTTGCGAATGAAGGCGGTCACCGTTGACGGCCGAAAGGTAAGCTTTTTCGTCGATGAAAATCTATTGTCATCGAGCCTCGTTGATCGGAGGTCCGGCAGAAAGATTCTTGTGCCCAGCGATCCCTTGGGCGCGATCCTGGCCGAATTCCGCCCCAACGTGCTGATCATGGATGTCGAGGGCGCGGAAGTCGAACTGCTGTCGCGGACCCGATTGGATCCAATCAACAAGATTATCGTCGAGCTGCATCCGCATATCGTCGGCGAAGAGGCAGTTCGCCACCTTGAAGAGCATCTTATGGATATTGGTTTCACGCTTTTCCGGCGACAAGACAGGACCGAACATTACGAGCGCGTCGAACGGAAACCTGGAACGCTGTTGAATGAATGA
- a CDS encoding glycosyltransferase family 4 protein — protein MTATIVRLVPIQARDIGIVSFGWGLPDFVPKISLFELMRLGYRPTAKGRPRVFHARRNTEMLFGIILKYVFRHKLRLLFTSASQRDHTRYTKFLLRRMDGVVATSRATKEYLEVPADIIYHGIDLEAFQPPASRAKIRERLGISSKHCIGCFGRIRHQKGTDVFVDAMIELLPRHPDWCALVLGRATMPHFGFRRSLQDRVNAAGLGDRILFPGEIPSHEMSHWYQALSIYVAPQRWEGFGLTPLEAMACGVPVVATKVGAFPEIIPEGKTGNLIEPGSVAELISAADALMGSDTIRNKLAAACRQHVVDNFDIREEATKLIDIYRSLADEDGRFFARSLNLAEPGDANG, from the coding sequence GTGACGGCGACGATTGTGCGTCTCGTGCCCATACAGGCGCGAGATATCGGAATCGTCAGCTTCGGCTGGGGGTTGCCGGATTTTGTTCCGAAAATCAGCTTGTTCGAACTCATGCGGTTGGGATATCGCCCAACCGCCAAAGGGCGGCCGCGTGTATTCCATGCCCGACGCAACACCGAAATGCTGTTCGGCATTATCCTGAAATATGTCTTTCGGCATAAGTTGCGGTTGCTTTTCACATCCGCGTCGCAACGCGATCACACCCGCTACACCAAGTTCCTGCTTCGCAGAATGGACGGCGTCGTCGCCACCTCAAGGGCGACCAAGGAGTATCTGGAGGTTCCGGCCGACATCATCTATCACGGCATCGACCTGGAAGCCTTCCAGCCGCCGGCGAGCCGGGCCAAGATTCGTGAGAGGCTTGGCATAAGCAGCAAGCACTGCATCGGCTGTTTCGGCCGCATCCGCCATCAAAAGGGTACCGACGTTTTCGTCGACGCCATGATCGAACTCTTGCCGCGGCATCCCGACTGGTGCGCGCTCGTGCTCGGGCGCGCGACCATGCCGCATTTCGGCTTCCGGCGGTCGCTGCAGGACAGAGTGAACGCCGCCGGCCTCGGCGACCGTATCCTGTTTCCGGGCGAAATCCCGTCCCATGAGATGTCGCACTGGTATCAAGCCTTGTCGATCTATGTCGCGCCGCAGCGATGGGAAGGCTTTGGCCTGACCCCCCTTGAGGCCATGGCGTGCGGGGTCCCGGTGGTGGCGACAAAGGTGGGCGCCTTTCCCGAAATCATCCCCGAAGGCAAGACGGGCAATCTGATCGAGCCCGGCAGCGTCGCGGAATTGATATCGGCGGCGGACGCGCTCATGGGCTCAGACACAATTCGCAACAAACTTGCTGCCGCGTGCCGCCAACATGTGGTCGACAATTTCGACATTCGGGAAGAAGCGACCAAGCTGATCGACATCTACCGGAGTCTCGCCGACGAGGATGGTCGATTCTTTGCGCGATCACTGAACTTGGCAGAACCCGGCGACGCCAACGGCTAG